The [Pseudomonas] carboxydohydrogena genome includes a window with the following:
- a CDS encoding GntR family transcriptional regulator has product MKRAATKASQAQAVLENRPLYLQARDALMNQIAKGTLQPGDFLPSEQQLAATLGISIGTVRKATEELVAQGILDRQHGRGTQIVPHTSDRSRFRFFRFIHADGRPARLTTRLLTRKVQSPSREEQQRLSLDKSDQVTVLTRVRSEKGVPLVFERISIPARRFARLSIEPSRDMVEEIYVLYQKQCGEMIRSAVDEIEYNVAPPPVGKELGLATGSPVLLVKRVATSLANEPVEFRQSWTQSLRYRSRLD; this is encoded by the coding sequence ATGAAGCGAGCTGCAACAAAGGCGTCACAAGCACAGGCGGTTCTTGAAAACCGGCCGCTCTATTTGCAAGCGCGGGACGCGCTGATGAATCAGATCGCGAAAGGGACATTGCAGCCGGGAGATTTCCTGCCGAGCGAGCAGCAACTGGCGGCCACTCTCGGTATTTCAATCGGCACGGTGCGAAAGGCGACCGAGGAACTGGTCGCGCAGGGCATCCTGGACCGGCAGCATGGCCGCGGTACCCAGATCGTGCCGCACACGAGCGATCGCTCCAGATTTCGCTTCTTCCGATTCATCCATGCGGATGGGCGGCCAGCCCGGCTGACAACCCGGCTCCTGACGCGAAAAGTCCAAAGCCCCAGCCGGGAGGAGCAGCAGCGCCTCTCCCTGGACAAAAGCGATCAGGTGACCGTCCTCACCCGGGTGCGCAGCGAGAAAGGCGTGCCGCTGGTATTCGAAAGGATTTCCATCCCGGCCAGACGCTTCGCGAGACTTTCGATCGAACCCAGCCGGGACATGGTGGAGGAAATCTACGTTCTCTATCAGAAACAGTGCGGCGAGATGATTCGCAGCGCCGTGGACGAGATCGAATACAATGTGGCCCCGCCCCCGGTCGGCAAGGAATTGGGCCTTGCCACCGGATCGCCCGTCCTGCTGGTAAAACGAGTCGCGACATCGCTCGCGAACGAACCAGTCGAGTTCAGACAGAGCTGGACTCAATCGCTTCGATACCGCTCGCGTCTCGATTAA
- a CDS encoding MerR family transcriptional regulator: MEKAPDAFRTISEVADDLDIPAHVLRFWETRFVQIKPMKRSGGRRYYRPDDVELLRGIRRLLYGEGYTIRGVQRILREHGVKAVQNLEETVLAPASFSGPSFDAAPRHDAHEFASDEDETAEVEEEEIDDADEAEEESDEIEVAADSPPLRPSMDFVPSMSERIGPMPAAAARRAPDVPVATVTKPAVIQAAAYHNGADAYAPPGVRQTLQHGGLQQKAFQQARTHGDGQAKLKSVLDDLLSARALLDRAMGG, encoded by the coding sequence TTGGAAAAGGCACCGGACGCATTTCGGACCATCAGCGAAGTGGCTGACGATCTCGATATCCCGGCTCACGTGCTGCGGTTTTGGGAAACGCGCTTCGTTCAGATCAAGCCGATGAAACGCAGCGGCGGCCGCCGGTACTACCGGCCCGACGATGTCGAGCTGCTGCGCGGAATCCGCCGCCTGCTGTATGGCGAGGGCTACACCATTCGCGGCGTGCAGCGCATCCTGCGCGAGCATGGCGTCAAGGCCGTCCAGAATCTCGAAGAGACAGTGCTCGCACCTGCGTCGTTCTCCGGCCCATCGTTCGACGCGGCGCCGCGACACGATGCGCATGAATTCGCCTCCGACGAGGACGAGACCGCCGAGGTCGAAGAGGAAGAGATCGACGACGCGGACGAGGCCGAGGAGGAATCGGACGAGATCGAGGTCGCGGCCGACAGTCCGCCGCTGCGGCCGTCGATGGATTTCGTGCCTTCGATGTCGGAGCGCATCGGCCCGATGCCGGCCGCCGCTGCAAGGCGTGCTCCCGATGTTCCGGTTGCGACGGTGACGAAACCGGCCGTCATACAGGCCGCTGCGTATCACAATGGAGCCGATGCCTACGCGCCGCCGGGCGTGCGCCAGACGCTTCAACATGGTGGCTTGCAGCAGAAGGCGTTCCAGCAGGCAAGGACTCATGGCGACGGGCAGGCCAAGCTGAAATCCGTTCTCGATGATCTGCTGAGCGCGCGTGCTCTGCTCGACAGGGCCATGGGCGGCTGA
- a CDS encoding carboxymuconolactone decarboxylase family protein, whose product MTANSTDGIDLSQKSDLFKKGLQTRKEVQGGASVDKVLAGSDEFMMAFQDLTTEYCWGYVWSRPGLPKKTRSMLNLAMLAALNRGPELDLHLAGALTNGVSKDEIKEIFLQVAIYCGVPASLDAFKRASQLFKERGI is encoded by the coding sequence ATGACCGCAAACAGCACCGACGGAATCGACCTCAGCCAAAAGAGCGACCTGTTCAAAAAGGGCCTTCAAACCCGCAAGGAGGTGCAGGGGGGCGCATCCGTGGACAAGGTGCTGGCGGGGTCTGACGAGTTCATGATGGCCTTCCAGGATCTCACGACGGAGTATTGCTGGGGCTACGTCTGGTCGCGCCCCGGCCTGCCGAAGAAGACGCGGTCGATGCTCAATCTTGCGATGCTCGCCGCGCTTAACCGGGGTCCCGAACTCGATCTGCATCTCGCGGGCGCGCTGACCAACGGCGTGAGCAAGGACGAGATCAAGGAAATTTTCCTTCAGGTCGCGATCTACTGCGGCGTACCTGCATCGCTCGACGCCTTCAAGCGAGCCTCCCAGCTCTTCAAGGAGCGCGGCATCTGA
- a CDS encoding outer membrane protein assembly factor BamE: protein MTFRALTPSCPRSRSISGTLRGTVAALALGLVLAGCTSEQFQRGYILPPGALEQVQIGASQDQVLVVLGTPSTVATLDGDVFYYISQRTERKVAFMHQEVIDQRVIAVYFDKNRTVRRVANYGLKDGKIFDFISRTTPTSGQEISYLAPIFKLVRFRD from the coding sequence ATGACGTTTCGCGCCCTCACCCCCTCCTGCCCCCGTTCCCGCTCGATATCGGGCACCCTTCGCGGCACCGTTGCCGCGCTGGCTCTCGGTCTCGTCCTTGCCGGATGCACCAGCGAGCAGTTCCAGAGGGGCTACATCCTGCCGCCCGGCGCGCTGGAGCAAGTCCAGATCGGCGCGAGCCAGGATCAGGTGCTGGTGGTGCTGGGCACGCCGTCCACCGTCGCGACACTGGACGGCGACGTGTTCTATTACATCTCGCAGCGCACGGAGCGGAAGGTCGCCTTCATGCATCAGGAGGTGATCGACCAGCGCGTCATCGCGGTTTATTTCGACAAGAACCGCACCGTCCGGCGCGTGGCGAACTACGGCCTGAAGGACGGCAAGATTTTCGACTTCATCAGCCGCACCACGCCGACCAGCGGCCAGGAGATCAGCTACCTCGCGCCGATCTTCAAGCTGGTCAGGTTCCGCGACTGA
- a CDS encoding integration host factor subunit alpha — MSESGKTVTRVDLCEAVYQKVGLSRTESAAFVELVLKEITDCLEKGETVKLSSFGSFMVRKKGERIGRNPKTGTEVPISPRRVMVFKPSAILKQRINNGAVAKDDATVASAAAG, encoded by the coding sequence ATGAGCGAGAGCGGAAAAACAGTCACGCGAGTCGATTTGTGCGAGGCGGTCTACCAGAAGGTCGGCCTGTCGCGTACAGAGTCGGCGGCGTTCGTCGAACTCGTTCTGAAAGAGATCACCGACTGCCTCGAGAAGGGCGAAACGGTGAAGCTGTCCTCGTTCGGCTCCTTCATGGTCCGCAAGAAGGGCGAGCGCATCGGCCGCAACCCCAAGACCGGGACCGAAGTCCCGATCTCTCCGCGCCGGGTCATGGTGTTCAAGCCTTCCGCGATCCTGAAGCAGCGCATCAACAACGGTGCCGTTGCGAAGGACGATGCCACGGTCGCGAGCGCGGCGGCCGGCTAG
- a CDS encoding ABC transporter substrate-binding protein: MMRRQFAGLLTLLIAAVFPTASPAETSTVRIAKQFGISYLTLTVMEQHKLIEKQAKKEGLDVKTEWLRFSAGSGMNEALLAGNLDFASGGIPPLLTIWDKTQNNLKVKGVVGLNLMPYYLITTNPKIKTIADFSPSDKIALPAIKTSIQAVVLQMAAEKQFGRGQQNKLDPLTVSMGHPDAMAAMLSGHTEINAHFGTEPFQTLELKDKKTHLVLNSYDVAGGEHSNNILWATSKFVQANPKVTKAVVAAVRESEEMIKADPAGIAALWVKVESSKMPAADAEKIIRDPKNKWTTTPRGFLSILQFMNQAGSIKTKATKITDIFFDDPSIADGN, translated from the coding sequence ATGATGCGCAGGCAATTTGCTGGCTTACTGACTCTCCTGATCGCCGCGGTGTTTCCGACGGCTTCACCCGCCGAAACCTCGACAGTCAGAATCGCCAAGCAATTCGGCATTTCCTATCTGACCCTCACCGTCATGGAGCAACACAAGCTCATCGAGAAACAGGCCAAAAAGGAAGGCCTCGATGTCAAAACCGAGTGGCTTCGCTTCAGCGCGGGTTCGGGAATGAACGAGGCGCTTCTCGCCGGAAATCTCGATTTCGCATCGGGCGGAATTCCACCGCTGCTCACGATCTGGGATAAAACGCAAAACAATCTGAAGGTGAAGGGCGTCGTCGGGCTGAACCTGATGCCCTATTATCTGATCACGACGAACCCGAAGATCAAAACCATCGCCGACTTCTCACCGTCCGACAAGATCGCGTTGCCCGCCATCAAGACGTCGATTCAGGCGGTTGTTCTTCAGATGGCGGCCGAAAAGCAGTTCGGGCGCGGCCAGCAGAACAAGCTCGACCCGTTGACCGTCTCCATGGGGCATCCCGACGCCATGGCCGCGATGCTGAGCGGCCACACCGAAATCAATGCCCATTTCGGAACCGAGCCATTCCAGACGCTCGAACTGAAAGACAAGAAAACGCACCTCGTTCTGAACAGCTACGACGTCGCCGGTGGCGAACACTCCAACAATATTCTCTGGGCGACGTCGAAATTCGTGCAGGCCAATCCAAAGGTGACGAAAGCCGTCGTGGCCGCGGTTCGGGAAAGCGAGGAGATGATCAAAGCCGATCCGGCGGGCATCGCCGCGCTCTGGGTGAAGGTGGAAAGTTCCAAGATGCCGGCCGCCGACGCCGAGAAGATCATCCGCGATCCCAAAAACAAGTGGACGACCACTCCCAGGGGATTCCTGTCCATCCTTCAGTTCATGAACCAGGCCGGATCGATTAAAACGAAGGCGACGAAGATCACCGACATCTTCTTCGACGATCCTTCCATCGCTGACGGCAACTAG
- a CDS encoding NAD(P)-dependent oxidoreductase, with protein MAQVLGFVGLGKMGEPLTRRLLDAGHGVVVYDTRQDALADLVRAGARHADSLQQVAREASTVFVSLPMPDVVKSVVLGERGLMSGGGMMKTIVDLSTTGPKVAAEIAHGLVGTGVTFIDCPVSGGVAKAVDGTLALMVSGPRNSFEEIAPLLAHFGKPTFIGEAPGAAQMMKLCNNLMAATSMAIAAEAITAGVKAGIDPSIMVEVINASSGRNNATQDKFPRAVLNRTFDHGFSTGLMFKDVRLCLEEIESMGLDLEVSKAVAATWKKSNERFGADSDHTVIVKMIEEPAGVVIERRK; from the coding sequence ATGGCACAGGTTCTGGGATTTGTCGGGCTCGGCAAAATGGGCGAGCCGCTCACTCGCCGGCTGCTCGACGCAGGTCACGGCGTAGTCGTTTACGACACGAGGCAGGACGCTCTGGCGGACCTCGTGCGCGCGGGCGCAAGACACGCCGATTCGCTGCAACAAGTCGCCCGCGAGGCTTCGACGGTTTTCGTCAGCCTGCCGATGCCCGACGTCGTCAAATCGGTCGTTCTCGGAGAGCGCGGGTTGATGAGCGGCGGTGGAATGATGAAAACCATCGTCGATCTCTCGACGACGGGACCAAAAGTCGCCGCTGAAATCGCCCACGGGCTGGTCGGGACCGGCGTGACGTTCATCGATTGTCCCGTGAGCGGAGGTGTCGCGAAAGCTGTCGATGGCACGCTCGCCCTCATGGTGTCCGGTCCGCGGAACAGCTTCGAGGAAATCGCGCCTCTGCTCGCTCATTTCGGCAAACCGACCTTCATCGGGGAAGCGCCCGGTGCGGCCCAGATGATGAAGCTGTGCAACAATCTGATGGCGGCGACCTCGATGGCGATCGCCGCCGAGGCGATTACCGCCGGTGTCAAGGCAGGTATCGATCCATCGATCATGGTTGAGGTCATCAACGCCTCAAGCGGACGCAACAATGCGACGCAAGACAAGTTTCCGCGCGCAGTCCTCAATCGGACCTTCGATCACGGGTTCTCGACGGGCCTCATGTTCAAGGATGTGAGGCTTTGCCTCGAGGAAATTGAGAGCATGGGCCTCGACCTCGAAGTGTCGAAGGCAGTCGCCGCGACATGGAAGAAGTCCAACGAACGGTTTGGAGCGGACAGCGATCACACTGTCATCGTGAAAATGATCGAGGAGCCGGCCGGCGTCGTAATCGAACGGAGAAAATGA
- a CDS encoding ubiquinol-cytochrome C chaperone family protein: MFSFLKKSAPAQRTIDAIYGMIVAQARQPAFYAALHVPDTVDGRFDMVLLHLWMALRVLRQDPAGEEPAQKLFDRFCTDMDDNLREMGVGDLTVPKRMRKFGEAFYGRSAAYDAALEEGHAELAAALNRNIFNEADAADAERLAAYVAEALAQLYKVDQAAFAQGEWQFPPVGGLAEG, from the coding sequence ATGTTCTCGTTTCTCAAGAAATCGGCCCCGGCGCAGCGTACCATCGATGCCATCTATGGCATGATCGTGGCGCAGGCCCGGCAGCCGGCCTTCTATGCCGCACTCCATGTCCCCGACACGGTGGACGGCCGCTTCGACATGGTGCTGCTGCATCTGTGGATGGCGCTGCGGGTGCTGCGGCAGGACCCGGCGGGAGAGGAACCGGCCCAGAAGCTGTTCGACCGTTTCTGCACCGACATGGACGACAATCTGCGCGAGATGGGCGTGGGCGATCTTACCGTCCCGAAGCGGATGCGGAAGTTCGGCGAGGCTTTCTATGGCCGCTCGGCGGCCTACGACGCAGCGCTGGAGGAAGGCCATGCGGAGCTGGCGGCGGCGCTGAACCGCAATATCTTCAACGAGGCCGATGCCGCCGATGCGGAGCGGCTGGCCGCCTATGTGGCGGAAGCGCTGGCGCAGCTTTACAAGGTCGATCAGGCGGCTTTCGCGCAGGGCGAATGGCAGTTTCCGCCTGTCGGCGGTTTGGCGGAAGGATAA
- a CDS encoding YceD family protein, which translates to MSGHQPHRDNPRDNPWSHPVAVAKIPAAGSHVTFAANAAERAALAEIAGLREVLEAQASFHLTHVRGGGIEARGHVSGLVGQDCVVTLEPLENRVEEDIDVIFAEADSAAAATPKVDIDEDEPDPPEIIVNGAIDLGRLATDILFLGIDPYPRKADAAFTATVDASAPEEHPFAALKALRQGPEGASKRRKKD; encoded by the coding sequence ATGAGCGGACATCAGCCCCATCGCGATAATCCTCGTGACAATCCCTGGAGCCATCCGGTCGCGGTAGCGAAGATTCCGGCTGCCGGATCGCACGTCACCTTCGCGGCCAATGCCGCCGAGCGCGCGGCGCTGGCGGAGATCGCGGGCCTGCGGGAGGTTCTGGAAGCGCAGGCGAGCTTTCATCTCACCCATGTGCGGGGCGGCGGCATCGAGGCGCGGGGGCATGTCAGCGGGCTGGTCGGTCAGGATTGCGTGGTGACGCTGGAGCCTCTGGAAAACCGGGTCGAGGAAGACATCGACGTGATTTTCGCCGAGGCGGATTCGGCCGCGGCCGCCACGCCGAAAGTGGATATCGACGAGGACGAGCCGGACCCGCCGGAAATCATCGTCAACGGGGCCATCGACCTCGGGCGGCTCGCGACCGACATCCTGTTCCTTGGAATCGACCCCTATCCCCGCAAGGCGGATGCGGCTTTCACCGCGACGGTCGACGCCTCCGCCCCGGAGGAGCACCCGTTCGCGGCCCTGAAAGCCCTCCGGCAGGGGCCGGAAGGCGCCTCGAAAAGGCGGAAAAAGGACTGA
- a CDS encoding sodium-translocating pyrophosphatase — MTALWLIVLCGALSIVYAVWATSSVLGADAGTPRMQEIAAAVREGAQAYLRRQYLTIAIVGVVIFALLAYFLGILVAVGFLIGAVLSGAAGFIGMNVSVRANVRTAQAATKSLAGGLELAFKAGAITGLLVAGLALLGVTLYFMHLTQQHGLKPNDRIVIDALVALGFGASLISIFARLGGGIFTKGADVGGDLVGKVEAGIPEDDPRNPATIADNVGDNVGDCAGMAADLFETYAVTSVATMVLAAIFFGNTPILTQVMTLPLAIGGICIITSIAGTFFVKLGASQSIMGALYKGLIATGILSLAGVAIAVHQLIGFGPLAGVNYTGMSLFLCGVAGLAVTGLIIWITEYYTGTDFRPVKSIAQSSVTGHGTNVIQGLAISMESTALPALVIIAGILVTYSLAGLFGIAIATTTMLALAGMIVALDAFGPVTDNAGGIAEMAGLPKEVRKATDALDAVGNTTKAVTKGYAIGSAGLGALVLFAAYNQDLKFFIADSAHHAYFKGVSPDFSLNSPYVVVGLLFGGLLPYLFGAMGMTAVGRAAGAIVEEVRRQFREKPGIMQGTDKPDYGKAVDLLTKAAIKEMIIPSLLPVLSPIVVYFAIYAIAGGGAAGKSAAFSAVGAMLLGVIVTGLFVAISMTSGGGAWDNAKKYIEDGHFGGKGSDAHKAAVTGDTVGDPYKDTAGPAVNPMIKITNIVALLLLAILAH; from the coding sequence ATGACAGCTTTGTGGTTGATCGTGCTTTGCGGAGCACTGTCCATTGTCTATGCGGTATGGGCGACGTCATCGGTTCTGGGGGCCGATGCGGGCACCCCGCGAATGCAGGAAATCGCGGCGGCGGTGCGCGAAGGCGCACAGGCCTATCTGCGCCGCCAGTATCTGACGATTGCCATCGTCGGCGTCGTGATCTTCGCGCTGCTCGCGTACTTCCTCGGCATTCTGGTTGCAGTCGGCTTCCTGATCGGCGCGGTGCTGTCGGGTGCCGCGGGCTTCATCGGCATGAACGTCTCGGTGCGCGCCAACGTGCGCACCGCGCAGGCGGCGACCAAGTCGCTCGCGGGCGGTCTTGAGCTTGCCTTCAAGGCGGGCGCCATCACCGGCCTTCTGGTTGCCGGTCTCGCGCTGCTCGGCGTCACGCTGTATTTCATGCACCTGACCCAGCAGCACGGCCTCAAGCCGAACGATCGCATCGTGATCGACGCGCTGGTGGCGCTCGGCTTCGGTGCGTCGCTGATCTCGATCTTCGCCCGTCTCGGCGGCGGCATCTTCACCAAGGGTGCGGATGTCGGCGGCGATCTCGTCGGCAAGGTTGAAGCGGGCATCCCCGAGGACGATCCGCGCAACCCGGCCACCATTGCCGATAACGTCGGCGACAATGTCGGCGACTGCGCCGGGATGGCGGCGGACCTGTTCGAGACCTACGCCGTGACCTCGGTCGCGACCATGGTGCTGGCCGCGATCTTCTTCGGCAACACGCCGATCCTGACGCAGGTGATGACGCTGCCGCTCGCCATCGGCGGCATCTGCATCATTACCTCGATCGCGGGCACATTCTTCGTCAAGCTCGGCGCCAGCCAGTCGATCATGGGCGCGCTCTACAAGGGCCTGATCGCCACCGGCATCCTCTCGCTCGCGGGCGTCGCGATCGCCGTGCACCAGTTGATCGGCTTCGGTCCGCTGGCGGGCGTGAACTACACCGGCATGTCGCTGTTCCTGTGCGGCGTGGCTGGCCTCGCCGTCACCGGCCTCATCATCTGGATCACTGAGTACTACACCGGCACCGACTTCCGCCCGGTGAAGTCGATCGCTCAGTCCTCGGTCACGGGCCACGGCACCAACGTGATCCAGGGTCTCGCGATCTCGATGGAGTCGACGGCGCTTCCCGCCCTCGTCATCATCGCGGGCATCCTCGTCACCTACAGCCTTGCCGGCCTGTTCGGCATCGCGATCGCGACCACCACCATGCTGGCGTTGGCCGGCATGATCGTGGCGCTCGACGCCTTCGGTCCGGTCACGGACAACGCGGGCGGCATCGCGGAAATGGCTGGCCTGCCGAAGGAAGTGCGCAAGGCCACCGACGCGCTCGACGCGGTCGGCAACACCACCAAGGCCGTCACCAAGGGCTACGCGATCGGCTCGGCCGGTCTCGGCGCGCTGGTGCTGTTCGCGGCCTACAATCAGGACCTGAAGTTCTTCATCGCCGACTCCGCGCATCACGCCTACTTCAAGGGCGTGTCGCCGGACTTCTCGCTCAACAGCCCGTATGTCGTGGTCGGCCTCCTGTTCGGCGGCCTGCTGCCGTACCTGTTCGGCGCGATGGGCATGACGGCGGTCGGCCGCGCGGCGGGCGCCATCGTCGAGGAGGTCCGCCGTCAGTTCCGCGAGAAGCCGGGCATCATGCAGGGCACCGACAAGCCGGACTACGGCAAGGCCGTGGATCTGCTGACCAAGGCGGCGATCAAGGAAATGATCATTCCGTCGCTGCTGCCGGTGCTGTCGCCGATCGTTGTCTACTTCGCGATCTACGCGATCGCGGGTGGTGGCGCGGCGGGCAAGTCGGCCGCGTTCTCCGCGGTCGGCGCGATGCTGCTCGGCGTGATCGTCACCGGCCTGTTCGTCGCGATCTCGATGACCTCGGGCGGCGGCGCGTGGGACAACGCCAAGAAGTACATCGAGGACGGCCATTTCGGCGGCAAGGGTTCGGACGCGCATAAGGCGGCCGTGACCGGCGACACCGTGGGCGATCCCTACAAGGACACGGCGGGCCCCGCCGTGAACCCGATGATCAAGATCACCAATATCGTGGCGCTGCTGCTGCTCGCGATTCTGGCGCACTGA
- a CDS encoding beta-ketoacyl-ACP synthase III, translated as MSTMRSVVIGHGAYLPERVMTNAELAGMVETSDEWIVQRTGIHQRHIAADGEFTSHLGLKAAQAAIADAKIDAQSIDLIVLATSTPDHTFPATAVQIQNGLGIHHGAAFDIQAVCSGFIFALATADNFLKAGTYKRALVIGAETFSRILDWNDRGTCVLFGDGAGAVVLEAQQQSGTSADRGILTTHLRSDGAHKDKLYVDGGPSSTQTVGHLRMEGREVFKHAVGMITDVIVDAFAATGTTAHDIDWLVPHQANKRIIDASARKLDIAPQKVVLTVDKHGNTSAASIPLALATAADDGRIKQGDLVMLEAMGGGFTWGSALLRW; from the coding sequence GTGAGTACGATGCGTTCGGTTGTGATCGGCCATGGGGCATATTTGCCCGAGCGCGTGATGACCAATGCCGAGCTGGCCGGCATGGTCGAGACCTCGGATGAGTGGATCGTCCAGCGCACCGGCATCCATCAGCGCCACATCGCGGCGGACGGCGAGTTCACCTCCCATCTCGGCCTCAAGGCGGCGCAGGCGGCGATCGCGGACGCGAAAATCGACGCGCAGTCGATCGACCTGATCGTGCTCGCGACCTCGACGCCGGACCACACCTTTCCGGCGACCGCCGTGCAGATCCAGAACGGACTCGGCATCCACCATGGTGCTGCGTTCGATATCCAGGCGGTGTGCAGCGGCTTCATCTTCGCGCTGGCGACGGCGGACAATTTCCTGAAAGCGGGCACCTACAAGCGCGCGCTGGTGATCGGCGCGGAGACGTTCTCCCGCATTCTCGACTGGAACGACCGTGGCACCTGCGTGCTGTTCGGCGACGGGGCGGGGGCGGTGGTGCTCGAGGCGCAACAGCAGTCGGGCACCAGCGCCGACCGGGGCATTCTCACCACGCATCTGCGTTCGGACGGCGCCCACAAGGACAAATTGTATGTCGATGGCGGTCCGTCCTCGACTCAGACTGTCGGTCATCTGCGCATGGAAGGCCGCGAGGTGTTCAAGCACGCCGTCGGCATGATCACGGATGTCATCGTCGATGCCTTCGCCGCGACGGGAACAACGGCTCATGACATCGACTGGCTGGTTCCGCATCAGGCGAACAAGCGGATCATCGACGCCTCGGCCAGGAAGCTCGATATCGCGCCGCAAAAAGTGGTACTGACCGTTGATAAGCACGGCAACACCTCGGCGGCCTCGATTCCATTGGCGCTGGCGACAGCGGCCGATGACGGACGCATCAAGCAGGGCGATCTGGTGATGCTGGAAGCGATGGGCGGAGGGTTCACCTGGGGCTCGGCGCTGCTGCGCTGGTAA
- the plsX gene encoding phosphate acyltransferase PlsX, protein MAQKVRIALDAMGGDFGPPVVVAGAGISLTRHPDTEFILFGDSTAISRELEKHPAMKAASKVVHTDVAITMEEKPSQALRRGRKTSSMWLALDAVRKGEADVAVSAGNTGALMAMSRFNLRMLPGIDRPAIACVWPTIRSESVVLDVGASIGGDARHLASLAIMGGAMARVLFDIERPTVGLLNIGVEEVKGVEEVKEAAELLRSMDLPELDFIGFVEGDGIGKGAADVIVTEGFSGNIALKTAEGTARQIAEYLRSAMSRTWRSKLGYLFAKSAFKALRDKMDPRKVNGGVFLGLNGVVIKSHGGTDAEGFASAVDVGYEMVRYDLLTKINQTLNRDGGSLTLVPAAQEAVS, encoded by the coding sequence ATGGCCCAGAAGGTTCGCATTGCGCTCGATGCCATGGGCGGCGATTTCGGCCCCCCCGTGGTGGTCGCGGGCGCGGGAATCTCACTGACACGGCATCCCGACACGGAATTTATCCTGTTCGGCGACAGCACCGCGATCAGCCGGGAGCTTGAGAAGCATCCGGCCATGAAGGCGGCCTCAAAGGTCGTGCACACCGATGTCGCCATCACCATGGAGGAAAAGCCGAGCCAGGCGCTGCGCCGGGGCCGCAAGACCTCCTCGATGTGGCTGGCGCTCGATGCCGTCCGCAAGGGCGAGGCCGACGTCGCGGTGTCGGCGGGAAATACCGGCGCGCTGATGGCGATGTCGCGTTTCAACCTGCGGATGCTGCCCGGCATCGACCGCCCGGCGATTGCCTGCGTGTGGCCGACGATCCGCAGCGAATCCGTGGTGCTCGATGTCGGGGCCTCGATCGGTGGTGATGCGCGCCATCTGGCCTCGCTCGCGATCATGGGCGGCGCGATGGCGCGGGTGCTGTTCGATATCGAACGCCCGACCGTGGGCCTGCTCAATATCGGGGTCGAGGAGGTCAAGGGCGTCGAGGAGGTGAAGGAGGCGGCCGAGCTGCTGCGCTCCATGGACCTGCCGGAACTCGACTTCATCGGTTTCGTCGAGGGTGACGGCATCGGCAAGGGCGCGGCGGACGTGATCGTGACGGAAGGATTTTCCGGCAATATCGCGCTGAAGACCGCCGAGGGCACCGCCCGCCAGATCGCGGAGTACCTGCGGAGCGCCATGAGCCGGACCTGGCGCTCCAAGCTCGGTTACCTGTTCGCCAAGAGCGCCTTCAAGGCGCTGCGGGACAAGATGGACCCCCGCAAGGTCAATGGCGGGGTGTTCCTCGGCCTCAACGGCGTTGTGATCAAAAGCCATGGCGGCACCGACGCCGAGGGCTTTGCGTCCGCCGTGGATGTTGGCTATGAGATGGTCCGCTACGATCTCCTGACAAAGATCAATCAAACTCTCAACCGTGACGGCGGGTCGCTGACCCTTGTGCCGGCCGCGCAGGAGGCTGTTTCGTGA